GTAtgaatgtaataattttttttttttttttaatgtttgggaacctctccaaggcagggcccttcgaaCCCACCCCTGCAAAGTAAACCCGGTCCCGTGCACCGTACCCttggaagtttccctacacggaactggttaaatcgttgGCTTTTCACCggggggtgtggccccaaagggTTGTTTGCActcatgaggtgttgaaccttggaccttgaagggagtgataccccaagaccaaggccttcaccacttgggccaaccccttggttCTGTATGAATGTAAAATGATGGGCAATAGTTCTTCCATACTAGATTTATTCGCTCAACATAAATAGAATCAGTTTCTTGTCTCTGGTTCCTGAAGTTGAAACTTACTAGTTAAATATAGGTTGCAACTCTGTAAATCCTGGTCTCTTGCTTCCTAAGGACTTTGGATGTCCTTTACTATTTTTGGATATTACACATGCTTCAGGGTCTCCAAGTAGTTTTTGCATACCAGGTAACTAATTTACTGTAATATCTCTGTTCTAAAGAACTTGAGAATTTTTCACATCATGACTTCATGAAGCATCTTCATACTAGGTGCTTTAACTTTAGTATCTTACCTTTCCAGAGTACATGGACCTGCAGATTATACTTTTTTCCCCTACATTCTTTCTTTCCATATTTTATTGCTCTTTTGTTGCTTTTATTTATACCTTGACACTAAGCACTTCTTTTCATAAGCTAGACATATGCTTGTCCTTATACTGCATTTGGCAGCGAAGACTTcaattctgaattttttttttttttgttacttctGTGCAAAATTGCCCTTGCTGTGTGTTTTTCTGAGGGAGGCAAGATACCCCTCTCTCTGGACTATTAGCCATATTTGATTCAGTTGAATATCATATCATCACCATTTGTTTCTTCATATCTTACTAGTTTTGGTTAACGTTGTTGTATGATTTTGAACAGCTTGGAATTTACTTGTGCATCACTAAGACACTGCAAGACCTTCATGCATGCTTAATTGCTTATTTCCCCCCTCTTCCCTTGTTTCTTTTAGTTGTCATTTTCGAAGATATGCCTGGTATTAGTTTATGATAGCcttaatattttgattaaatCCTTGATTTAAACTGAAGCTTTAGATGAATTTCCACCATTGCAGGTTACttcatttattttgtattagctCTCCTTGCTGCTTGCAAGGGTTGGCTGTGTTGGTCTAACTCTTGTGGTTTTATCGTCATGGGTATGCCTTCAATCTTAATTACTGACTTGATACCCATGTTAAGGATTGTGAAGTATTGAATCgtgcaaatttttttctttgcagctttcccaaaaattctattttttgcgGCGTTTCTTTTACTTTTATCATTCTGGTATGTTTCTCCTTTTTATCATTTggttattctaaatttatctgTAATAGTCATGAAAGTCTGGAGTTCATTAGTTTTCCTCTGAGTCATGAATGCAATCACCAATCTTTGAATGTCGAAAGTACAATCTTTCATCCAAAAGGGTTccttaaaagaagaagaatcaccAATAACTTCAGTAGGACTTTGTTTCACAAATTTTAAATGGCAAATCTGGGAAGTAATCAATCTCCACTACCCACCTTCTGATCAAGGAAAAAAATCTGTCCCAGAGTTTGCACCTTATCTTAAAACTGAAGGGAGTGGAGATATTTTTTCCATGTTTTATCTATACCTGCATAGAATTTGAAAAGGACTGTTCAAGGACAATTTTTTTGGGTAGGAAGACATTTTCTAGTAATGTCGCCAGTTTCCCTAAATGTTCATTATCTGCTTTATTAATCTTTGATGGATACTGAAATGCAAAGCTCTTTTGGAGGGTGGTCTATCTTTCTTGATTCCTTCACCTTGAGGTTGGGGTTCTGTTGGTTGGAGCTTTCTGCACAaatttttctgtttattttaaatttcttacttTGCTTTTGTCCACAATTCACAAAGTTCTGCTTGAAATGCTATGGCAGTCAATAATGCTAAATGAATTATGTAGTTGTTTGTGTATCCTACATTGCTTTGATAGGGAAGTGCTATCTATTGTCTAGCACTATCACATGCTGCTGGATACAATTTGGAGCCAATGACCTCTTTTTTTTCTGCAATATATAAAGGAGTAGCATTTGGATGATGtatctgttttatttttccttttccatggtGCACATGATTTTTTGGTCATTCATTTCACGAAGCCACCTAAAGTACTGGAaagattttgttaaaaaaaagtcattatCTGTTCAATTAAGTTCCATCAACAATGTTGGTGCTACTAGATGTATGCCTTGGGGGGGGAGAGGAAACAGTTTGGGTGAAGTTGAGTTTGGGAATGATGCCAGTTACAAATTTctgtaaattgtttttcatttgtCATCTTGTATCAATTGTTTGACAAGTGAAAGTATTGTAtcaattgtttgattttgaatatttcCATTGTATGTGAAATATTGTCATTGCATTTGATCGATGTAAAAGACTTCTTTCAGGCTAGTGTTTCCTATGACAATTTTCTATGTTTCTCTGGTGGATGCTTTTTATAGGGTTGACCTTTGCCATCAGGCAAAcgatgaggatgatgaatatgaaGAAAGCAGTTCTCAGGAAGCTTTATTGGATAAGACCTTAAATAAACCAAGTTCGTCAAAAACAGATGGTCATAGAAAGTGTTTTCCCCTCCGCTTTTTCAATGTTGGAAGCCGCCAAAAGATCGTGATATTGGTATGCCCAACAGTGAAAAATCCCTtgttacctattaaaaaaaaatcctttgagTATCTACTTATACCTCTTAATACAGACTGCTTATTGAGTATCTATTCATCAGAGAGATCAATTTATTCAACTCTGTTAACTCACTTCTTATTTACCAGGTTACTGTTCTAGTTTTTGTTGTAATGATGGCATGTGCTCTTATAATCTGGATTGGGATGGGAAAGAATCCTATTGATTCTGCAGTTGTGGCTCGGGTATGGACACATTAATTACAGTTCTACTTTTCCACATTGATGTTGTCAAAGATCACCCTCTAGTGTTTTTTCAACAGAATGCCTGTCATCACCACTATTGCAACATGATTCAAGGCATCTTGACGCTTATAACTTAAAATTCAATCCAGTACTTATTCTGTGTGGATATAAATAATGTTGTTCCAGGCTGCTGGAAGGATTTCTAGCAACCTATTCAGGGCACTTAGCTACTGTCAATTAATGCCGTAAATTAGTTGGGTGGCCAGTCTGTTTCCTCTTGCATTTTGTATATCAACTTTGGAGAGAGGTTGtgtgattatttatataacttgtcgtttaaaataaaagtaactacTTTTATTAAAGATATGTTCTCAACTTTATTAACTTAACCATATATTGCTAGTGAAATGAAttgctaaaaaatataaattaaattatttttcctatagTAAAAAGTAGGTTGAGTATTCCAACACGGTATTGaagtgttttggtttttgtttaaaagtgAAACCATGGTGCAATAATCTACTCATCAATGCAGGTGTATGTAGACTTTTTTGCCATAGCAATACTTTTATTAGGAGGAGCATTAGCATGTTATGGTGAGCAACTACATTTCAGTAGTCAGTTTTCTCTTGCGATTTCTGTATGTGGCATATTGCCTGTTGCTTTCTTTGATGTAATGCCCAAGTGCTCTCACCCTGTTGTATAGTGTGGCATAAGAAATGAAGATTCCTCGGAATGctaattgtaaaaattaatcaataGTGGGATACTTGTTTTCATTCATAATGCTTTTCAtcagtatttttctttcttagtttttttcCCTGCATAGCTCTTGTATATTAGATTAAGATATgccctttctttttctattaggatcttattatgtgaccttataatcttataaaataaaacaatctgAGAACTATATAATGACTTTATTGCATATTTTTCCACTTGTCCTAGGTATTTAGTTGTGTATAGTCTTGAtccttttttattaaattagctTAATCTAATATTCCCTTGTCCATATTTGATCCTTTCTTTGAATTCTGAGCTCATGATTGAGTCATCAATCATGGGAATGGAGTTCAGGAATAAGAGAGGGTAGCATATCTCATGGCTTTTTGTCGACTAATGTTAACCGTCAGTGTTGATTTCTAGATATTCCTGGAGCTAGATGATGCATACCTGAAACAAACTCAGTGCTTTAGGGATAGAACATTGCACACCAAGAACATGTTCATAAAATCAGTTGGTGGAATTTAGAAACTAAAATGTTTGAGTGGGATTACCGAATACAAGATTAGGAATATGCCGCCTCATTTAATAAGATATAGccaaaaaaatcagaatataGATAATTTAACAGTGAGAGGTATGGGTGATGCCGGGACGAGTGGTAGATCTATTAGCCTGCTCAAGATGTCAATCTGAGAGTGAATGCAGCagaatattatgagaaattaatCCAAACTGTTtaatgtggtgcatttggcatGAAAGAAATTATTGAAGTGTCAAAGAGCTGACAAGGACATTGGAGGATATCAAAGCTTTATTCATCAACATGCTATACTTGTGGCTGGCTTCTGATTTAAGTTTCTCTAGCTTAAGTTCTGAGGACTTACTTGATCTTTTTACTTTCTGTAGTTAGGTATATCTGATGTATACTCCCATAGTACTTTGATAGTGCCTTTTTTATAATGAACTAAAATTTGCTCATAAAAAAAACAGTGGAAGGTATTATAGATCATTACTCACCAAGTGGGTTTGGATGTGGTTTTTGGCCTTAAGAGTCAGTAAGTATATATGAGTTAGGTTTGTTGATATGACAATTGAATAGTTGACATGGATGTGATGGCAATGATGACAAGACATCTAGTGCCTTACTTGGTGATGAATGATTTTGCTTTTTCATGAGTTACTATCTTCCAGCACAGGATTTTGGCAAGCACAAATGGTTGAAATGATACATATTGTGGATGGATGAATGGAAaccttctttcctttttaatgCAAATTAGTACttggtttttcctttttcaaaagaagaacAACCTATTAAGCATCCGcataagattaaaaaatgttgCAATGATATTGCTCCCAATGAGGATGTCTGCAGCTGATAAATTTACATCACAATGGCAAATTACAAAGTTCAACTATGTTATCTTCCCATCAACATTtcttaatacaattttttacttCACTACACAAAAGAACCAGTATGCAGGATGCGGTGATTTAGCGGCAAGGCTTAGTTTTAACTGACAATATGTCGTAGGACTAGCAGGGCACCTTGGCTCTCCGCTTAGTGTCCtatcaaaatgaaattttagtttttgatggctgcccttttcatttttaatcttttttctctccattgTTGCTGATTTTCTTGACAATTTTCTTCTTAACTTTGTGCTTTGAGATTCATTCAGGACTTCTATTATGCTTGAAGATTAGCAAAGTTAGATCTGAGCAAGCTTCATCTGAAATGTGGAAGGTATCAAATCCGTTGGTGTTTCATGTATTGTTATCATTACTTTTGTGAGTACGATAGCCAATACTAGATAAGTTTCATCTGGTGGCTCCATCGTGGTATTACAAAAAGCCTGTTATTGACTTGTGTATTTAGGGTAATTTGTCTTTGTATAGTTATACTAGTATTCTTCTCTCTGCACAGTTTGCAGGTGTAGCTGTTGTTTCTGTGCTATGTTTCACTTCAAGTTCTTTGGTAGCTCTTTTAACTGATATTCCGGTACAGACTTGACTATTGCTCTAAATTccttcaatattaaaaaaattgccAACTTGGTCTAATAACTTTCTCTAACTTTGTAATTTCATTATGGTTGCAGATGCTATATCACTGGTATCAACATCACGTAAATGTTGTTTGTGCGTCTCTTTTACtgattgtttattattttataggtatGGTTCTAATTTTCCATCCCAGgctttattttacttataaaaaaaaaaattccatcccAGGTTATCGATTTGGCTGAAAATGATGATGGGGCATTTTCAGAATTGGTTTATTTTGAACCTTTTCTGTTTTGTTCACATTATTACTAATCCTCCCATCTCTTCACATCTTATCTTGttcttcctttatttcttttcttggtgGCATTCCCTCGATTTCTGCTACCTGCAACTATCCTGGTTGATTTTGCACTATGCTTTGCAGGAGGGTACAATTTCTCCATAACCCTATGGCAGATCTgacttagggcttgtttggaaatagatctcattccaaaattttcatctcccatctccttcccaaacataattcaaatacaaaattttcaaactaatcattacaattttctcaaactttcaaacaaaaaataaaaaataattcaactttttcaaattctcaaacaaaaataatattataaaactatattcgaacaatattttaatgttataatattttttattcaactttttctttcctttcccaaaacccaaaaaaatattcaattcaaactatctcactactattcacaaactatcttactactattcacaaatgagatgaaatgagaaatctgtgaataatagtgagataattagtgaatagtagtgaaatagtttgagttaagatttttatggagttttgtaaaatgagaaagaaaaagttgaataaaaatattattagaatataattttttaattgttttgagatttgaaaaagttgaattgttttttgtgttttgtttggaagtttggaaaaattgtaatgattgggtaatgattaaatgaaaaatttgaaaatttgaaattgaaagatgtttgtgtttgaatggtgtttggatgctaagatgagataggatgagatggttttaacggtttgtgaaaccaaactagACTAAGTGTTCTTATATCTGCTTAAGGATGAGTCCTATATTTGCACTTATCAATTTCTAGAGTGGTCAAGGATTCAACCTATAGGGGTCAAATCAGCAATCTATAATTTAGCTAAGAGATAAGGCCGAAAACCAAgttaagagataaagtcaagaagAGATAAGACAAGTTGACTCAGACTCATAAGAGGAAAGACacactcctaaaaggaaaaagattcgtactcttaaaaggaaaaggCTTGACAAGGCAAGTTGGAGTCAATCACTCCAAGGAAATAGacctctatataaggaggaGATCCCCCACAAATCGAATGAACTCTCCACAGGCTCTCCACAAAAGCTCCCTATGTACAAACTCCACCACACATAGCGACTCCAAAAGATCTTCTCTAAATCCCTCAATtatattgtgagatatgtgaactatgagagattgtaaaatcacccattatagtggatttcgtCTCCAAACaacctgtggacgtaggcattatgccgaaccacataaatctgtgtctctctctatttatttttgttcgcttatttattatttattttatagatgaatgCCAAGAACACCGTATTGAAGCCCGAATCACCATCATGAGCCGGGGATAATCCTTTATTCCCTTGCAGTCTGTTGTGCAAATTAAGGAATTAACAGAACCCATTGGCATATTTGACTGTCCTcgatatgatattaaaaaaaactatgatttatatgaaaatgtcCATCGATTGATTTTCTGTTCAAGAGAGTGACTTGTTTTTCAAGAGAAGATAGTGTTTTGAAGGAGCAGTATGTAAGAGTGAATGAGCGAAGGCTACCTTGGAGAGAGTTAAATATTTTCGTTGTGGAAGAGATCAGTTGCATCATCACGGGAGGAAAAAATTAAGTTGGTTGGAGATAGGAGTTCATAAGGTTTGTCGAATTGCAGGAGGTAAATCAGAGGCAGTGATCTGTATCTACTTTTGGAAAGATTGTGAATATTTACTTGTCTGCCAAAGAGGTATGTGAGGTGGGGAgtgattactttttttttttcagtaaaaagtaagtttcattaatataaatgagaataggcatagcccatgtacagtGGAGAGTGATTACTTAGCCAGGTTTGTAGTGAATATGGAATCATTCAAAGGAATAGAGCATCAATGATGCTTGTGTAAACTTTAGATATACATAGTTGAGAACTTCAGCTCGTTCCTAGAAGATgtaaatttcatcatttattaagATAAAAAGCTAAAAGCTCTTGCAAAAATTAGCCCACAGATCCAAAGACCACACCTCACACTTATGTGTatctttattgttaatttttggTAAGCCCTTGCGTATTtggtttaatttatatttttttcaattcttttttgcCTCAACCTCACACAATTGCTGTAAACACAAATAGCTCACatcttatattttgaagttaaaAATAAGAAGGCTATTCTATTATTCTGGTTATGAAACTTGATTGAGTAGTTTTAATTGTATCTGGTTACATGCCAGTTGTTGCTCCAACACAAAAATAAGTAGTGCCGGGTGTTCTTTGGGCATCTGCTATAAATTTTAATTGGCCGAGTTTACGTGATTTCTTAgtatctttttctatttctaatttGGTGTTCCTCTTGAATATGTACATGGGCAATGTCTACTTCTTTTGACGTTACCATTATGGCATTGTAGTGGACGAAATACGGTATTGTTGACAACATTTAAGCAGGGCATAACATGAACTTACTCCTCTATAGTAGGGATCAATCAATACAATCTTTCTGAAGAAGTAATGAACTTAACAGTAACTTATTGTATGAAGATCATGCTGTCAGGTTCATCAATACCCTCAGCCTTTATATTATGGATCATGAGAGAATTACCGCCATCAGTAGTAGCTAACATACGAGAAGCAAGTACAATAGCTTTCATTGCTGATAGTTCACTTTCAGTGCATCATCCTTGGTGCTGGACAGCTGCAACACAGAATCAGGTTTGCGCATCCTTTTTGCTGGTTCATTCATTAATGCAATGTATatgaactaaattttttatgactACTGATGTGGAACTCTCAACCTTAACTACATTATTTGTGGGGTGCTTATCTTTTCAAtgaggactctctctctctcaaacataAAGGGCACTAAATGGAAGAAACCAAGTTAGTCAGCATCATTGGTTGCTGATCCATAAATTCTTACTGGCCGCccttaaacaaaaaagattggTTAGGATCATCTTGGACTAAATTAATGGTTAGTatttcaaaaggaaataaaaatgaaattgtaAATCATATTTGCAGTAGTCACATATACCTATTTAATTATGATTGAGTTTAGGATTTTCAATTAGCCAGTATCATCTGGTGGTGGCATAAAATTGAggagatagattttttttttttttttttataagtaaataagaatctttattgagtagaatgaaactaggcaatgcccaagtacacaggaagtatacacagtgagacacctaattacattctattAAACTAAAAAGAAGATAGGAACTCACAGACATTCTCACCCTTCAGtgcaatagcagaaaaccactgtaaaagagagaatataaaaaaaaattcagatttcCCCCATTGCACGCTCCTTGTTGTTAAAGCACCTATCATTCCTTTCTAaccatatacaccacattaagcacaagtGTATCATTCGCCGCACTGCTGCCAGTTGAGCACTATTATGCCTCCTATTTCAACacgctagtagttccaccacactcttaggcATGACCCAACTCAGTCCAGCTCTATTGAGGATACCATCCCATGACTCtccagccacctcacaatgtagaagcAAATAATCTATCGATTCCCCATTCCTTTTACACATATAGCACCACTCCGTGACCACCATACCCCACTTTTTCAAATTGTCAACTGTCAAGATCTTCCCATCCGCagctgtccaagtaaaaaatgcAACTTTAGACGGCACTGAGaccttccaaatactcttccacggaAAGAATGTGGACGGCTAGCCTATCAAAGCCTTGTAGAAGGACTTAACTGTAAACTTTTTTCTCCCCATGCGAATTGACAACATACAGTCACATCCCCATTTCCTCCTAACTTTGCTGAATACAAGTAGCTGAAAAAATCTGTCATCTCATCAAGTTCCCAATCCTGAGCATTTCTAGTAAATGTGACATTCCAAGTAACCGTCCCGTTGGGACGACACAAAACATCTAAAACTGCAACTTGCTGATTTCCAGCCAAATTAAATGCAGTTGAAAAGGCAATAGAAAGAGGACTCTCCCCACTCCAAGCATCTAAACAGAAACGAGTTCTTGCTCCATCCCCCACCTCAAACctaatatgtttttcaaaagtgttccacccctttctaataaatttccataaactTACTCCATAAGACTCTCTACCCTCCTTagaacaccatcctccccactCACTACCATACTTATGATCAAGTGCAGTGGAACGTCACATTTAGCAGAGCGGCGCAAGACTGGGAAGTGGACatctttgaggcttttttcagcTTTCTTTATTCTGTGAAGCCAAATAGTCAGCAAGTCGATAGGATGTGGTGGACTCCCGCGGGTAAGGGCATTTTCTCAATTCGATCCTTTTATAAGTCCCTTTCCCAAGCCGCCACCACCCTGTTCCCGTGGAGGAGAATTTAGAGAAATAAGGCGCCTCCGAAAGCGATCTTCTTTACTTGGACAGCAGCGTTGGGAAAGATTCTGACTACCGACAATCTGAGGAAGCGCCGATTAATTATActagactggtgttgcatgtgcaagagatCTTGCAAGAAAGTGGAACACCTTTTGCTACGTTGCGAGACTACTAGAGCCTTGTGGGTCGAAGTCTTTAGCCGGATAGAGTTAGCCTTTGTTATGCCTACAACGGTGGTAGATCTATTGGCTAGCTGGACACTTCCGAGAGGAGCGCAACAAATCAAGGCAGTGTGGAATATGATCCCGATCTGTATTATGTGATGTATATGGCAAAAGCGCAACGATCggacttttgaaaacaaagaGCGGTTCCTGGAGGAACTTAGAACGCtatttttccgtactttatttctatgggccattgctttagattttaatggcctgaattttcatgactttctagtttcccttacttcgacctagataggtttcatctcttgtataccatcttgtgtacttgggctttgcctatctttattaatacatctttgattacttatcaaaaaaaaaaaaaatacttccctCCAAAACGAATTCCTCTCCATATTAAGTTCCTCACCCTTTGAGGAGATAGTTAAAACAGTATGTGATGGTGGAATCCAAaacaaatgataatattttcttCTAGACAAGATTGAATATATTGAGTTAGAAGCagaaacaacagtcagatgaaaTGGCATCTATATCAGAGTGGATTAGTGTTAAAGCAAGATAAAACGTGGAAACATGAGAAGGAACCAGTAAAGAGTGATTGGTTTCCAATATTTTACACTGCAGTGATTATGCAACAACACTACTTGGAGTCAAGTTGTAAGCTATAGATATAATGGTTGCCAAAAGACATCTGAATCAATGACAAAAATCCATTTGACTTGCTGCCAAGGTCTACAAATGAAGCCGTATTTCTACTAAAAGCATTGCAGTTATTTAGGGAAAAGACACAAATCTAGACTAACGCTCATGATCCCAAACATGGTGTTTCTAACAAGCTTGGTTCTATACTTGACAGTTAAGATGCAGCACGTTGGttgattattttcttacaaGTTTGCCTGAAGTAATAGACCTGTATTCCTTTTGTATTATGCATTGGTGCAGTACATATCTCGTATTCTTTGGTGCCTATTAGGAGCTTTTTCCAATATGATGCGTTGGTCCGGAAAGGTAGGAGGTTGGGAAGGAAAAGGGAGAGAAGCTTTTTGAGACCGTTCTTATTAACTGTGAAATACTATTTTGCATGTTTTGGTCTAGTCATTTAGATGTATGCATGGACCAGAaacaagattttcttttttctcccctccatttatgtatgtatgcaaTGCATTTATGTGTAAGATCACGAGTACAAGGCTTTTCTCCaccatttgtgattttttaggTTTGCCCGTGCAGATATCAAGAGCCAGTCCTATATAATTGACTTTCTGAATGCAAATGACTGACATTTCTGAATGGAGAATGGTGTGAATGTGACACTGAGATGGTATTAAAATAGACTGCTGAGTTACATCCTTTGATGGCAGTCGGAATTCGACCTCAAGGTTGCCGATTGCCGCAGTTTTGACATTATTGGCATGTACTGACAGTATGTTGTCAAAATGTATATAGTGACAGTATCCTAATCGAGGGATTTTCTACTTCTCCagttacaaaattttttttaaatgctgaTTTTTCCTAATGAGGGAATCCATCGTCTTTGTTTgattttcctatattttgttGTTTCATGGACCTTGCTTTATAAACTGATTTGTGCTCCTTGCAAAACTTGGACAAAACATGGACTtggtttacatttttttttttttttttgaaacctgGACTTGGTTTTGGTTTACATTGATTGCAAATGAGGTTCTCAACTTTACGTTGGGCCCCCTGCATTTATAATGAAGGTTTTTTACTTCTCCCAAAACAAAATGCATTCCATTTTcctaagggaaaaaaaataaaagattaattacAAATTCGGTTTTCACAATTTGGTAAATGAGGTCTACATTTTCAACTTGCGTAAAATTGATCCTAAATTCTACTCTAAGCTGGGTTATATAACGAGTgcttatataacataatttaatttagaagataaattttaaaatttaaattttactaatcaa
This genomic interval from Juglans regia cultivar Chandler chromosome 3, Walnut 2.0, whole genome shotgun sequence contains the following:
- the LOC108990576 gene encoding tobamovirus multiplication protein 1-like isoform X5 is translated as MLELRGGACLPRVLVGVNVVLALVDAIIAVLAFYQLIRIHLRNSQVVWTRQKVFHLMIGSSSMGYFIYFVLALLAACKGWLCWSNSCGFIVMAFPKILFFAAFLLLLSFWVDLCHQANDEDDEYEESSSQEALLDKTLNKPSSSKTDGHRKCFPLRFFNVGSRQKIVILVTVLVFVVMMACALIIWIGMGKNPIDSAVVARVYVDFFAIAILLLGGALACYGLLLCLKISKVRSEQASSEMWKFAGVAVVSVLCFTSSSLVALLTDIPMLYHWYQHHVNVVCASLLLIVYYFIGSSIPSAFILWIMRELPPSVVANIREASTIAFIADSSLSVHHPWCWTAATQNQISRASPI
- the LOC108990576 gene encoding tobamovirus multiplication protein 1-like isoform X4; protein product: MLELRGGACLPRVLVGVNVVLALVDAIIAVLAFYQLIRIHLRNSQVVWTRQKVFHLMIGSSSMGYFIYFVLALLAACKGWLCWSNSCGFIVMAFPKILFFAAFLLLLSFWVDLCHQANDEDDEYEESSSQEALLDKTLNKPSSSKTDGHRKCFPLRFFNVGSRQKIVILVTVLVFVVMMACALIIWIGMGKNPIDSAVVARVYVDFFAIAILLLGGALACYGLLLCLKISKVRSEQASSEMWKFAGVAVVSVLCFTSSSLVALLTDIPMLYHWYQHHVNVVCASLLLIVYYFIGSSIPSAFILWIMRELPPSVVANIREASTIAFIADSSLSVHHPWCWTAATQNQVCPCRYQEPVLYN
- the LOC108990576 gene encoding tobamovirus multiplication protein 1-like isoform X3; translated protein: MLELRGGACLPRVLVGVNVVLALVDAIIAVLAFYQLIRIHLRNSQVVWTRQKVFHLMIGSSSMGYFIYFVLALLAACKGWLCWSNSCGFIVMAFPKILFFAAFLLLLSFWVDLCHQANDEDDEYEESSSQEALLDKTLNKPSSSKTDGHRKCFPLRFFNVGSRQKIVILVTVLVFVVMMACALIIWIGMGKNPIDSAVVARVYVDFFAIAILLLGGALACYGLLLCLKISKVRSEQASSEMWKFAGVAVVSVLCFTSSSLVALLTDIPMLYHWYQHHVNVVCASLLLIVYYFIGSSIPSAFILWIMRELPPSVVANIREASTIAFIADSSLSVHHPWCWTAATQNQYISRILWCLLGAFSNMMRWSGKVGGWEGKGREAF
- the LOC108990576 gene encoding tobamovirus multiplication protein 1-like isoform X1 — translated: MLELRGGACLPRVLVGVNVVLALVDAIIAVLAFYQLIRIHLRNSQVVWTRQKVFHLMIGSSSMGYFIYFVLALLAACKGWLCWSNSCGFIVMAFPKILFFAAFLLLLSFWVDLCHQANDEDDEYEESSSQEALLDKTLNKPSSSKTDGHRKCFPLRFFNVGSRQKIVILVTVLVFVVMMACALIIWIGMGKNPIDSAVVARVYVDFFAIAILLLGGALACYGLLLCLKISKVRSEQASSEMWKFAGVAVVSVLCFTSSSLVALLTDIPMLYHWYQHHVNVVCASLLLIVYYFIGSSIPSAFILWIMRELPPSVVANIREASTIAFIADSSLSVHHPWCWTAATQNQWNVTFSRAAQDWEVDIFEAFFSFLYSVKPNSQQVDRMWWTPAGKGIFSIRSFYKSLSQAATTLFPWRRI
- the LOC108990576 gene encoding uncharacterized protein LOC108990576 isoform X2, translated to MLELRGGACLPRVLVGVNVVLALVDAIIAVLAFYQVFHLMIGSSSMGYFIYFVLALLAACKGWLCWSNSCGFIVMAFPKILFFAAFLLLLSFWVDLCHQANDEDDEYEESSSQEALLDKTLNKPSSSKTDGHRKCFPLRFFNVGSRQKIVILVTVLVFVVMMACALIIWIGMGKNPIDSAVVARVYVDFFAIAILLLGGALACYGLLLCLKISKVRSEQASSEMWKFAGVAVVSVLCFTSSSLVALLTDIPMLYHWYQHHVNVVCASLLLIVYYFIGSSIPSAFILWIMRELPPSVVANIREASTIAFIADSSLSVHHPWCWTAATQNQWNVTFSRAAQDWEVDIFEAFFSFLYSVKPNSQQVDRMWWTPAGKGIFSIRSFYKSLSQAATTLFPWRRI